One genomic window of Nicotiana sylvestris chromosome 10, ASM39365v2, whole genome shotgun sequence includes the following:
- the LOC104213646 gene encoding protein PHYTOCHROME KINASE SUBSTRATE 1-like translates to MAMVKVTSTLESNIPNNFNTKSDSVFQDASFSSYLNGAEDTFVLNLEPSGNLSQKEDDGEIDIFSAEKYFNEGVDEENQENATNSESQNKHKIAEAATNIALLKQKIRPKTPSIHSESSWNSRSALLQNISRNHQHQTPTKTNNKSYGKKFLARIGCNCYCKDKNSVKVDDQVGGNSFNSGKYHGKSKQNPIKTRSLAQSSESSTRGANHQDLHFKKIDELGFGKVPVFDPIAGNPGVKIQLQKEEDIKRKSLEVFGSSLTEKERTKLSLEKKVSMLAWDAIATKPEEIDIINIGASSGTYEDDYAESDASSDLFEIESFPSNNTANPSFVRQGSDGMSCYAPSEVSIDWSVVTASAADFSIMSDSEEMKIPSIRTKYGKETAGREKAKRRSGTFLGCNSHKAVGVVGDAYKGSEKTSMEMTQRQLKTECVVPMTRFHAESKMSRFDSGNRKHEFTTRSFSSSYTGRPADFLYI, encoded by the coding sequence ATGGCTATGGTTAAAGTGACTTCAACACTAGAATCCAACATCCCAAACAACTTCAACACAAAAAGTGACAGTGTTTTTCAAGATGCCTCATTTTCTTCTTACTTAAATGGTGCTGAAGATACCTTTGTACTCAATCTTGAGCCAAGTGGAAATTTGAGCCAGAAAGAAGATGATGGTGAAATAGATATCTTTAGTGCAGAAAAATACTTCAATGAAGGGGTTGATGAAGAAAATCAAGAAAATGCCACAAATAGTGAATCACAAAACAAACACAAGATTGCTGAGGCAGCTACTAATATAGCTTTATTGAAGcaaaaaattaggcctaaaactcCAAGTATTCATTCAGAATCAAGTTGGAATAGTAGAAGTGCATTATTGCAAAATATTTCAAGAAATCATCAGCATCAGACACCAACAAAGACCAATAACAAGTCTTATGGCAAGAAATTCCTAGCCAGAATTGGCTGCAATTGTTATTGTAAAGACAAGAACTCTGTTAAGGTTGATGATCAAGTCGGCGGAAACAGTTTCAACAGTGGAAAATATCATGGAAAATCAAAACAAAACCCCATCAAAACAAGAAGCTTAGCTCAAAGTTCTGAGTCCAGTACAAGAGGAGCTAATCATCAAGATTTACATTTCAAGAAAATTGATGAATTGGGATTTGGAAAGGTTCCGGTTTTCGATCCTATAGCTGGAAATCCAGGTGTAAAGATACAACTGCAAAAGGAAGAAGACATCAAAAGAAAGTCCCTAGAAGTGTTTGGCTCTTCATTAACAGAGAAAGAAAGAACCAAACTGAGCCTTGAGAAAAAGGTAAGTATGTTAGCTTGGGATGCAATTGCTACAAAACCTGAAGAAATTGATATTATCAATATAGGAGCAAGTTCAGGTACATATGAGGATGATTATGCAGAAAGTGATGCAAGTTCAGATTTATTTGAGATTGAAAGTTTTCCAAGTAATAATACAGCAAATCCAAGTTTTGTTAGACAAGGTTCAGATGGTATGTCATGTTATGCTCCAAGTGAAGTTAGTATTGATTGGAGTGTGGTTACTGCTAGTGCTGCTGATTTCTCTATAATGTCTGATTCAGAAGAGATGAAAATTCCATCAATTAGAACCAAGTATGGGAAAGAAACAGCAGGGAGAGAGAAAGCGAAACGTCGTTCGGGCACTTTTTTAGGATGTAATAGTCATAAAGCTGTTGGAGTTGTGGGAGATGCATATAAAGGTAGTGAAAAAACATCAATGGAGATGACTCAGAGGCAGTTAAAAACTGAGTGTGTTGTGCCAATGACAAGATTTCATGCTGAGAGTAAGATGAGTAGATTTGATAGCGGAAATAGGAAACATGAATTTACTACAAGATCATTCTCTAGTTCATATACTGGACGTCCTGCAGATTTCTTGTATATTTAG
- the LOC104213645 gene encoding probable methyltransferase PMT2, giving the protein MANKNAGDNRTRTSVSIFIVAGLCCFFYLLGAWQRSGFGKGDSIALAVTKTAGENCDILPNLNFETRHAGEAGGTDESESEVEELKPCDPQYTDYTPCQDQKRAMTFPRENMNYRERHCPPQEEKLHCLIPAPKGYVTPFPWPKSRDYVPYANAPYKSLTVEKAIQNWVQYEGNVFRFPGGGTQFPQGADKYIDQLASVVPIENGTVRTALDTGCGVASWGAYLWKRNVIAMSFAPRDSHEAQVQFALERGVPAVIGVLGTIKMPYPSKAFDMAHCSRCLIPWGAADGVLMMEVDRVLRPGGYWVLSGPPINWKTNYKAWQRPKEDLQEEQRKIEEAAKLLCWEKISEKGETAIWRKRMDADSCRSAQENSAARICKADDPDNVWYNKMETCITPNNGNGEDESLKPFPERLYAVPPRIANGQVSGVSVEKYQEDNKKWKKHVSAYKKINKLLDTGRYRNIMDMNAGLGGFAAALHSPKFWVMNVMPTIAEKNTLGVIYERGLIGIYHDWCEAFSTYPRTYDLIHASGLFSLYKDKCEFEDILLEMDRILRPEGAVILRDEVDVLIKVKKIIGGMRWNFKLMDHEDGPLVPEKILVAVKQYWTLNSTTSSQ; this is encoded by the exons ATGGCGAACAAAAACGCAGGGGATAATAGGACTAGGACTTCTGTATCAATATTTATAGTAGCTGGTCTATGTTGCTTCTTCTATTTACTTGGAGCATGGCAAAGAAGCGGTTTCGGGAAAGGAGATAGTATAGCTCTGGCAGTTACCAAGACTGCTGGTGAGAATTGTGATATACTACCAAATCTCAATTTTGAGACTCGTCATGCTGGCGAGGCAGGCGGTACTGATGAGTCAGAATCCGAAGTCGAAGAACTCAAACCATGTGATCCTCAGTACACTGATTACACACCATGTCAAGATCAAAAGCGTGCGATGACCTTCCCAAGGGAAAATATGAACTACCGAGAAAGGCATTGTCCACCTCAAGAGGAGAAGTTACATTGCCTTATTCCAGCACCTAAGGGATATGTTACCCCGTTTCCATGGCCAAAAAGTCGGGATTATGTTCCTTATGCCAATGCTCCATATAAGAGCTTGACGGTTGAGAAAGCCATCCAGAACTGGGTTCAATATGAGGGTAACGTGTTTAGGTTCCCGGGAGGAGGGACACAGTTTCCTCAAGGAGCAGATAAGTATATCGATCAGCTTGCTTCAGTAGTCCCTATCGAAAATGGGACAGTTCGGACTGCTTTGGACACTGGTTGCGGG GTTGCAAGTTGGGGCGCTTATCTTTGGAAAAGGAATGTCATAGCAATGTCATTTGCCCCAAGAGACTCGCACGAAGCTCAGGTTCAGTTTGCTCTGGAAAGGGGTGTTCCTGCTGTTATTGGTGTACTAGGAACAATCAAAATGCCATATCCATCTAAAGCCTTTGATATGGCTCATTGTTCTCGTTGTCTTATCCCTTGGGGAGCTGCTG ATGGAGTCCTCATGATGGAAGTTGATCGAGTTCTTAGACCTGGAGGCTACTGGGTACTTTCTGGACctcctatcaactggaaaaccAATTATAAGGCCTGGCAACGACCCAAGGAGGACCTTCAAGAAGAACAAAGGAAGATTGAAGAGGCAGCTAAACTTCTTTGCTGGGAGAAGATATCTGAGAAGGGCGAGACTGCTATTTGGCGGAAAAGAATGGATGCTGACTCATGCCGTTCTGCACAAGAAAATTCGGCAGCTAGAATTTGTAAAGCTGATGATCCAGATAACGTCTG GTACAACAAAATGGAAACATGCATAACACCAAACAATGGTAACGGTGAGGACGAGAGTCTAAAGCCATTCCCTGAGAGACTTTATGCTGTTCCCCCGAGAATTGCCAATGGACAGGTTTCAGGAGTGTCTGTTGAGAAATATCAGGAAGACAACAAGAAATGGAAGAAACACGTAAGTGCTTATAAAAAGATCAACAAGCTCCTGGACACCGGAAGGTACCGCAACATTATGGACATGAACGCTGGACTAGGAGGTTTTGCAGCAGCACTTCACTCTCCTAAGTTTTGGGTTATGAATGTTATGCCAACAATAGCTGAGAAGAATACTTTGGGAGTTATATATGAACGGGGACTAATTGGCATTTATCACGACTG GTGTGAAGCATTTTCTACATACCCAAGGACGTATGATCTCATTCATGCTAGTGGCCTTTTCAGTTTATACAAGGATAA GTGTGAATTTGAAGACATTCTCTTAGAGATGGACCGTATTTTGCGTCCAGAAGGAGCTGTCATTCTTAGAGACGAGGTAGATGTACTGATCAAGGTGAAGAAGATAATAGGAGGCATGAGGTGGAACTTCAAATTGATGGATCATGAGGACGGTCCCCTTGTTCCTGAGAAAATATTGGTTGCTGTCAAACAATATTGGACTCTTAACTCCACAACATCCTCGCAATGA